The nucleotide window CCACCAAAAGTTTATCTTCCTCACAAATGGCAAAACGCTATTCTATTAAGTTGGCCAACCGCTTGGTTATTCATGTATAAAGTTCGTTTGGCTATGAAAAGCAGTGAGTTAAATCCAATTGTCGGTACGGTTTATGTAGATGAATTTGTATATGGAGGTAAGGAGGATTTGAAACAAGGTAGATGCAATAATAGCAAGAAAAAGAAAATTGTTGTAGCTGTTGAAATTGATGATAAAGGCAGTGTGAAAAGAGCCTATTTTAAGAGAATTGACGATTATTCTTCGGATGAATTAGGTTAAATTTTTCACAGTCATATATCAACAGCAGCAAAAGTTAAAACAGGTAAGTGGACTGGCTATAAACCTCTAAGAAATGAATATAATATTAAACAAATTAAAAGTAATAAATCAGATTTTTTCGAGATTAATACCATTATTCATCAATTGAAATCATGGTTAAGAAGTGTTTATTCTTGGATACACGAGCAAAAATATTGAGAGGTATTTGGATGAATACAGTTATCAATTAAACAGGTCAATTCACAAATAAACTATGTTTGACAATCTAATTGTAAGAATGATGAATCGAAAGTGTATTAATTTACAGTCAATTAAAATAAGTAAATAACTGTAAACCTCTAAAAATAAAAAGAACTTGTTCCTTGTTATTATTAGAGGAGATTTTTAGTAATTAAGATCGTAAATTATTTTTTCTTTTCTTTTTTCTCTTTCACTTCAGGTTTTGCTGGAGGGAATTGTGCCAAAATTTGAGTGACAAAATCATTAACGATTGCGTCTTTTTCGTTCATGTCTTTAGAAAGAGTTCCAGATCCTTCACCTTGCCAAATCAGTTCTTTCTTTTTGGCATCGATAAGGTCTATGTACAATGTTCCTTCAGTTGACGATGAAACGTAAGTATGTCCTCCATACATATAAGGATTCCATCCCCATCCCCATCCGTAGCCATAAGCGGCACTGAATTGGTTCACACTGATTTCTTCTTTTGATTTAGTGAAAATATTTACCAATAAATCAGGATTATCACTTTTGGTCAATCCTTTGGACTGTAATTGTCTGTCGATAGCATTCAGGATTCTTTTTTTGTCCAAATCGGAAATTTCGACTTTGTCAATTCCAGATTTCATAAACGCAAACGTTTTATATTGAGCAAAATCTACCGATTTGTCATAATCAGAATATACTTTTACAGTGTCACAAGAAACAACCATGAAAAGTAATAGCAAAGGCAAGAGTTTGAATGTTTTCATCTTTTTTATGATTTATGTTGCTAAAAACTAATCGCAAATATCGTACCAATTAATTTATTCTAAATTAGTCAAAAAAAATCACTTTTGCAATGAAACGGTTAAATACATTGCTTATACTCATTAGACTGATTTATTTTGAAAAAGTTTAATTCAACACTGGGGTGTAATTCTATTTGAATAAAAAATGAAACATATAGGGACATAGATTTCATAGATAATCTGAAAAGGATGAATAGAAATAGCACTATTTTTACTTCGTCAATTCGCCCTTCGGTCTAGGGTCACATAGATGATTGCTATGTGAGAAGTGAAACGGTTATCTAGCTCTTAAAAAAAACTATAAATTCTATGTTTCTATGTGTTAAAAAATAATTTCATCCAATTGGTTAATTCAGCAATTCGTCATCCACTAAATTTGGAAGTGTAACTTTCAGCAAAGGTTCAGCTTCCATAGCTCTTCTTATTGCAAAAACCGCTCCTTCGTTTCTTGCCCAGCTACGTCTTGATATTCCGTTATTGACATCCCAAAACAGCATTGAAGCTAAGCGTCTAGAAGCTTCTTTGGTACCGTCCAGAACCATCCCGAAACCACCGTTGATGACTTCGCCCCAGCCAACACCACCGCCATTGTGGATGGATACCCAGGTTGCGCCGCGAAAACTGTCGCCAATTACGTTTTGGATAGCCATATCTGCCGTAAAACGGGAGCCGTCATAAATATTTGAAGTTTCCCTGTAAGGAGAATCAGTCCCCGAAACATCGTGGTGATCACGTCCTAAAACAACTGCACCAATCTCGCCTTTGGCAATCGCCTGATTGAAAGCTTCGGCAATTTTTACTCGGCCTTCGGCATCGGCGTATAGGATTCGGGCTTGAGAACCTACAACCAATTTGTTTTCCTGTGCGCCTTTTATCCACTGAATATTATCCTGCATTTGTTGCTGAATTTCATCGGGAGCCGTTTTGGTCATTTCTTCCAAAACTTGGCAGGCAATAGCATCTGTTTTGGCCAAATCTTCAGGATTTCCAGAGGTACAAACCCAACGGAAAGGCCCAAAACCGTAGTCAAAACACATTGGTCCCATTATGTCCTGCACATAACTCGGATATCTGAAATCTATATTGTTTTCGGCCATAACAGCTGCACCAGCACGCGAAGCTTCCAGTAAAAAAGCGTTTCCGTAATCAAAGAAATAGGTTCCTTTGGCCGTGTGTTTATTAATGGCCGCTGTATGACGACGCAATGTTTCCTGTACTTTTTCTTTGAATAAATCAGGATTATTAGCCATCATTTCATTGGCATTTTCAAATGAAATTCCAACCGGATAATACCCGCCTGCCCAAGGATTATGGAGCGAAGTTTGGTCGGAACCCAAATCGATATAAAGGTTTTCTTTATCAAATCGTTCCCAAACATCTACCACATTTCCGAGGTAAGCGATGGAAACGGTTTCGTTATTGGCTTTCGCCAAATTTACTCGTTGCACCAATTCGTCAAGGTTCTCGATTACTTCATTAATCCAGCCTTGACTGTGGCGAATGTGGGTGATTTTTGGATTCACTTCGGCACAAACTGTGATACAGCCTGCAATATTTCCGGCTTTGGGTTGCGCACCGCTCATTCCGCCAAGTCCAGAAGTTACAAATAATCCTCCTTTTGGACTGCGTTTTATTTTTCGGAAACCATTCAAAACCGTGATTGTTGTTCCGTGCACAATTCCTTGCGGACCAATGTACATATAACTGCCTGCGGTCATTTGTCCGTATTGGGAAACACCCAATGCGTTCATTCTTTCCCAATCATCGGGTTGGGAATAATTTGGGATTACCATTCCGTTGGTTACCACAACTCTAGGAGCTTCTTTGTGCGAAGGAAACAATCCCATCGGATGGCCAGAATACATTGTTAATGTTTGCTCATCGGTCATTTCAGACAAGTATTTCATCGTCAGTAAATATTGCGCCCAGTTTGAGAAAACAGCTCCGTTCCCACCATAAGTAATTAATTCGTGTGGATGTTGTGCCACCACATAATCCAGATTGTTCTGAATCATAAGCATGATGGCTTTCGCCTGTTCGCTTTTCCCTGGATATTCGGATATTGGACGGGCATACATTCTATAATCGGGACGAAAACGGTACATATAAATTCGTCCGTAAGTCTCGAGTTCGTACTTGAATTCCGGCAATAATTCGGCGTGATGTTTGGGTTCAAAATAGCGTAAAGCATTTCGAAGTGCCAGTTTTTTCTCGTCGTCGGTTAAAATTTCTTTCCGTTTTGGCGCATGGTTGATATTGGTTTCATACGGTTTTGGAAGAGGCAATATTGAGGGAATTCCTTGTTGTATTTGTTCTTGAAAAGTCATTTTTCCTAGTTTAAAATCTAAAAATAATCGATTTAATCTTTGTGCATGAGATTGACAAAGTGAGAATGCTTATAGCATAAACTATACCAAAAGTTTGATATTCTGATGAAAGAAATTCCAAGGTCTAAAATCGCCCAGATTTGTCATTCCGAGGAATGAGGAATCTTCGTTGTAAAATCGATAAAGATTCCTCATTCCTCGGAATGACAAAATTGTGGTCATACTTTGAGCAGAAAATCAAGTTTCTAATTCTGTGTTCTGAAATCTATATTCTTTTCTCTTTATTCTATTTTCTAATATTTCCTGTTTTCTTATCAAATCCGTACGGACAATGACGACAGCCACTTTTGCAGCAATATCCTCTTTTTAGATGGTATTTTTCGGTAAAGCATTTGTAACCTTCGGGAGTAAAATAAAAATCTTCACCTTCGATTAATTTATTTTCATTACTTTGTTCAGCCATTCTGTTTTTGTGCTTGAAAACCGTTATTGATTCTCATTAATTATTGTTTGGATTTACAACCGACTGATTGTGTTTTTCTTTAATTTGAGCTAAATAACCTTTACAAATCTATAAATTTTAAAATCAATGTTTGTTATTGTTGTCAAATTTTTAATACCGAAAGGATATCGCGGGTTGACTGTTTTTCCTTTTGTGTTTATTAAATATTCGTTTGACTCCCAAAATGAAACTTTGATAAATCACGAAAAAATACATCTCCGGCAACAATTAGAATTGCTTATTTTACCTTTTTTTATTTGGTATATTGTCGAATATGCGGTACGTTTGTTACAGTACAAAAACACTAATTTGGCCTATCGAAATATCTGTTTTGAAAGAGAGGCTTACGCCAATGAACGGAATTTGGGTTATCTTAAAAAGCGACCATTTTTTAGGTTTTTAAGTTATTTGCATAAAAAAAGAATTTAGAATGCGTGTTATACCCCCAAAGCGCGCAATGCGTTTGGCAAAGAACATTAAACTTTGCGGTTAAAATCTCTAAGTAATTCATTTTAAAAACTAAAAATTTTGAATCAAAAAATCACTTACAGTCTCCCAAATGGAATTTCTCTCGAAATCAAAAGAGAAGATTTGCTACATCCTTTTGTTTCCGGAAATAAATACAGGAAAATGAAGTACAATCTGATTCAGGCCAAGTCAGAAAATCATGACACACTACTCACTTTTGGTGGGGCTTATTCCAACCATATAGCCGCCGCAGCCTATGCCGGAATGCACTACGGTTTCAAGACCATTGGGGTAATTCGCGGTGACGAACTTGGCGATAAAATTGACGAAAACCCAACTTTGAGATTTGCAAAGGAATGTGGTATGCAATTCGAGTTTGTGACAAGAGAATCCTATCGGAATAAAACTGAATCGGATTTTCTTGATGGGCTTCATCAGAAATTTGGTTCCTTTTATCTTGTTCCCGAAGGCGGTACCAATGAATATGCCATAAGAGGTTGCGAAGAAATACTGACCAAAGAAGATACCGAGTTCGATTATGTATGTTGTGCAGTTGGGACAGGAGGTACCATTTCGGGGATTATCAACAGTGCGTTGTCACACCAAAAAGTTTTAGGATTTCCAGCGTTAAAAGGAGATTTTTTAAAAGATGAAATTCGTAAATTTGCCCTTGGTGAGAATTGGGAATTAATTACCAACTATCATTTTGGGGGCTATGGAAAGGTAAGTGACGAATTGATTCTGTTTATTAATGAATTTTATAAACAGACACACGTACCATTGGATCCCGTTTATACAGGAAAGATGGTTTTTGGCGTTATAGATTTAATACAAAAGAACTACTTTACTGATAATGCCAAAATTTTATTGATTCATACCGGGGGTTTGCAAGGAATCGATGGGATGAATGTGCTTTTAAAAAACCAAAACAAAACATTGATTAATGTTGGAAGGGAAAATAATTTGAAATAATACCCAAATATACCATATATGTTGAAAAAAATAACCTTATTTCTTTTAATTGGGACAATAATCGGATGCGGTTCTTCGAAACCGGCTATCGTTACAACAAAACAACCTGTAGGATGGAAATATTCAAAACCTATTCAAAACACTAGTAGTGACAACACATCAAAATCAACTGCTCCTTCAGCTTCAACGACTTCAAAACCATTAACGGTAAATGAAGCAACCAAAGCCTATATCGCGCAATACAACACAGTTGCGATGAGCAATATGAAACTTTATGGAATTCCAGCAAGTATTATTTTGGCGCAGGGAATTTTGGAATCGGGGGCGGGTAAAGGTGATTTGGCAATGAATGCTAATAATCATTTCGGAATCAAATGCCATAATGACTGGACAGGAAATAAGGTGTATAAAGACGATGATTCGCCAAATGAGTGTTTCCGAAAATACAGTCAAGCCTCGGAATCCTACCAAGATCACGCTTTGCTTTTAACCGGAAAAAAAAGATATGCCAATTTGTTTGCCTTGCCTAGGGGAGATTATAAGGCTTGGGCCAAAGGTTTGAGAGAAGCTGGGTATGCGACAGATCCTAAATATCCTGAGAAATTAATCAGTTATATTGAAACCTACAATTTGAACCAATATGATAATAAAGTTTTGGGGAAAATTACAAAAGACGAATCAAAAGTATTGATTGAGGATAATTTTGGAATCGATGAAACAAGTTTGTATGAAATTCAGAAAGGGGATACTTTGTATTCGGTTTCCAAAAAATTCAATTTAACCGTAGAAGAATTAAAACAGAAAAATAATTTAATTGATAATGCACTTTATGTTGGACAGAAGTTGGTAGTGAAGTGAGTTTTTAATCTAATAATCAGATAATCCAACAATCTAAAGTCAAAAATCTAAAATCATAATGTTATACCAAAGAAGCAGTCAGCTTTTTGCTGAAGCAGAAAAAGTAATCCCGGGAGGAGTAAATTCACCGGTAAGGGCTTTCAAAGCCGTGGGCGGAACGCCAATATTTGTAAAAAGTGCCAAAGGAGCCTACTTGTATGATGAGGATGGAAACCGTTTAATCGATTATATCAATTCATGGGGACCAATGATTTTGGGACATGCTTATGAGCCTGTGGTGCAATCCATTATTGAAAAAGCCAAATTAGGAATGTCTTTCGGGATGCCAACCGAACTGGAAACTCAAATTGCAGTTCTAGCTGTTTCGATGGTTCCGAATATTGATAAAATTCGTTTTGTGAATTCGGGGACAGAAGCCTGTATGAGTGCGGTGCGATTGGCACGCGGATTTACCAAAAGAGATAAAATTATCAAATTTTCCGGTTGTTATCACGGTCATTCCGATTCGTTTTTGATTCAGGCGGGGAGTGGTGCGGTGACTTTTGGAACTCCAAACAGTCCAGGTGTGACTGCAGGTACAGCCAAAGATACTTTACTTGCCAAATACAATGATTTAGGAAATGTAAAAGAGTTAATCGAAGCCAATAAAAATGAAATCGCTGCTATAATTATCGAGCCTGTTGCAGGGAACATGGGATGTATCCCGCCGGTTAAAGGGTTTTTGGAAGGATTACGTGAGTTGTGTACGGCAAACGGAATTCTGCTGATTTTTGATGAGGTAATGACAGGCTTTAGATTAGCAAGAGGTGGCGCGCAAGAGCTGTTAAATATCAATGCTGATATCGTTTGTTTCGGAAAAGTAATCGGGGGCGGACTTCCTGTTGGGGCTTTTGCGGCACGCGCCGAAATCATGAATTATTTGGCTCCATTGGGACCTGTTTACCAAGCGGGAACTTTGTCAGGAAATCCATTGGCTATGGCGGCTGGCTTGGCGATGCTGCAGGCATTGGACAGTGATCGTGAAATTTTCAAAAGATTGGAGGAAAAAACAGCTTATTTGGGAGATGGAATCGAGAGGGTTTTGAAAGCTAATAATGTAGCTTTCACCATCAACAGAGTGGGGTCGATGATTTCGGTTCATTTTGATGCGAATCCGGTAACCGATTTTAAAACGGCTGGAAATGGTGATAATGAAACCTTCAAAAAGTTTTTCCATGGATTGGTTGCCGAAGGAGTTTATATCGCACCATCGGCTTACGAAACTTGGTTCATCACCGATGCACTGACTTACGAAGATTTAGATTTCACCATTAATGCTATAGATAAAGTTTCTAAAACTTTCTAAATAGTGCTTAATATAAACAAAAATTCCACTAATTATCACAAATTAATCTGTGATAATTAGTGGAATTGCTTCGCCTGTTCGCTTCGCTCGGGTTGTGTTTAATTTCCTGCGAAAATCATTCTTTGCTCCAGCCTTTTCTTCCGTTGTTTCGCATTTTGTTTTTCATGTTTTCTTTATTTTCTTCTCTAATATCAAGCCATTTTTTATATTGTTCATCTGATAAAATAGCTTTCATCTTGGTTTCTGTATCTATTTTTTCGGCTTGCATTTTAGTTTTTAATGCTTCTCTTTCTTCAGTGGTTAATTTAGTTCCATTGGCTTTTTGGGTTTGTGCTTGAGTTTTTAGGTCTTTGGCTTTTGCGCTTTTTTCCGCCAAAAGTTTACCTACGGCTTCCTGTTGTTTGGTGTCCAGATTCAGTTCTTTGGTTAGGTTAGCCAAGTGTTTTTGTTGGAAGTCATCAGGAGTTCTTTTTCCCATTGGCTCACCTCCCATTGCCTCTCTCTTTTCTCTAATGTTTTCTATGTTTTCTTCTCTGATATCGAGCCATTTTTTATATTGCTCGTCAGACAGAATGGCTTTCATTTTAGCTTCTGTGTCGGTTTTTTCGGCTTGCATTTTAGCTTTAAGAGCTTCTCTTTCTTCAGGAGTTAATTTTTCACCACCGGCTTTTCGAGTGTGAGTTTTAGTTTTTACATTTTGTGCTTTCGCGCTTTTCTCCGCCAAAAGTTTACCTACGGCTTCCTGTTGTTTGGTATCCAGATTCAGTTCTTTGGTTAGATGAGCCAGATGTTTTTGTTGACGTTGTTCCGGAGTCATTCTCTGAGAGTAACCTTTCTTTTGAGGTGGTGTGGTTTCTTGAGCAAATCCGGTTAATCCCAATCCTAATACTAAGGCAATAATTAATCTTTTCATAATTTTTAATAATTTATAGTTAATATTAAATTGATAATCAATTATTTGTATGTACTAATTTATGAAAAACGAATTATATTATTTGAAATTGTATGTTATATCATTTATATTTTCTGACTGCTCCAAATATTTTTATGACATTCAAGTATTAAATCGAATAAGCCACTATGAACATCAAAGTCGTAGTGGCTTATTAGATTGATTATTTTTGGAATAAGGGAGAATTAATTAAAACCCGCCGCCGTTATTATTTCCGCCAAAACCACCTCCGTTATCATTTCCTCCATCTCTTCTTTCTTGCATTCTTTGTCTCATTCGGTCTTCATTTTCCTGTCTTGATGTGGTATATTTTTTAAACTGGTCTGCATTTAAGATGGCTTTCAATTTGTTGTCAGTATCTTCTCTTTCAGTCTGCATCGCAGTTCTAAATGCATTTCTTTGTTCGTCGGTCATTTTTTCACCGCTTGTTCTTTGAGCTTCTCTTTTGGCTCTGGCTTCCTGTGCTTTCACACTTTTTTCAGTCAAAAGCTTATTTACGGCTTCTTGTTGTTTGGAGTCCAGGCTTAAATCTTTGGTCATTCTTTCAACTTGTTTTTGAACACGTTGTTCCGGAGTCATGTTTTGCATGTCTCCTCTGTTACCTCTTGGTGAACTTTCCTGAGCAAAACAAGTCATTCCAACTCCTAATACTAGGGCAATAATTAATTTTTTCATTTTTTTTACGTTTTAAGGATTATTTTCGTAAGACTAATATAAGTATCAAAGGTTTAACGAAAAAACTAAATTTTATATTTTTTTCGATGGATAACTTTCGATTTAATCATTTTCGAATTGTATTTTTGAAATTGAGTTTTTAGGAGCAGAAAAATTAGGCATTTTAATAGACATTGGTCCCGCTGTTCATTACAAACGAAGTTCACTGAACTCCGCTTAAAATGAAAGTTGAGTGAAGTAATCTTTTTATTTTTAAAGAAAAAATAAAAAGGATTTTCATTGCCATCGGGGCTAAAAATCAACATTTTTGTTTTTTTGTTATCATTCAAAAAAAACATTTTAAGCATCAAACTCCGATTTTGGAAATTATTAAAAATTAAAAA belongs to Flavobacterium gilvum and includes:
- a CDS encoding DUF4136 domain-containing protein, which gives rise to MKTFKLLPLLLLFMVVSCDTVKVYSDYDKSVDFAQYKTFAFMKSGIDKVEISDLDKKRILNAIDRQLQSKGLTKSDNPDLLVNIFTKSKEEISVNQFSAAYGYGWGWGWNPYMYGGHTYVSSSTEGTLYIDLIDAKKKELIWQGEGSGTLSKDMNEKDAIVNDFVTQILAQFPPAKPEVKEKKEKKK
- a CDS encoding urocanate hydratase codes for the protein MTFQEQIQQGIPSILPLPKPYETNINHAPKRKEILTDDEKKLALRNALRYFEPKHHAELLPEFKYELETYGRIYMYRFRPDYRMYARPISEYPGKSEQAKAIMLMIQNNLDYVVAQHPHELITYGGNGAVFSNWAQYLLTMKYLSEMTDEQTLTMYSGHPMGLFPSHKEAPRVVVTNGMVIPNYSQPDDWERMNALGVSQYGQMTAGSYMYIGPQGIVHGTTITVLNGFRKIKRSPKGGLFVTSGLGGMSGAQPKAGNIAGCITVCAEVNPKITHIRHSQGWINEVIENLDELVQRVNLAKANNETVSIAYLGNVVDVWERFDKENLYIDLGSDQTSLHNPWAGGYYPVGISFENANEMMANNPDLFKEKVQETLRRHTAAINKHTAKGTYFFDYGNAFLLEASRAGAAVMAENNIDFRYPSYVQDIMGPMCFDYGFGPFRWVCTSGNPEDLAKTDAIACQVLEEMTKTAPDEIQQQMQDNIQWIKGAQENKLVVGSQARILYADAEGRVKIAEAFNQAIAKGEIGAVVLGRDHHDVSGTDSPYRETSNIYDGSRFTADMAIQNVIGDSFRGATWVSIHNGGGVGWGEVINGGFGMVLDGTKEASRRLASMLFWDVNNGISRRSWARNEGAVFAIRRAMEAEPLLKVTLPNLVDDELLN
- a CDS encoding DUF5522 domain-containing protein, which translates into the protein MAEQSNENKLIEGEDFYFTPEGYKCFTEKYHLKRGYCCKSGCRHCPYGFDKKTGNIRK
- a CDS encoding 1-aminocyclopropane-1-carboxylate deaminase/D-cysteine desulfhydrase, which produces MNQKITYSLPNGISLEIKREDLLHPFVSGNKYRKMKYNLIQAKSENHDTLLTFGGAYSNHIAAAAYAGMHYGFKTIGVIRGDELGDKIDENPTLRFAKECGMQFEFVTRESYRNKTESDFLDGLHQKFGSFYLVPEGGTNEYAIRGCEEILTKEDTEFDYVCCAVGTGGTISGIINSALSHQKVLGFPALKGDFLKDEIRKFALGENWELITNYHFGGYGKVSDELILFINEFYKQTHVPLDPVYTGKMVFGVIDLIQKNYFTDNAKILLIHTGGLQGIDGMNVLLKNQNKTLINVGRENNLK
- a CDS encoding glucosaminidase domain-containing protein, with product MLKKITLFLLIGTIIGCGSSKPAIVTTKQPVGWKYSKPIQNTSSDNTSKSTAPSASTTSKPLTVNEATKAYIAQYNTVAMSNMKLYGIPASIILAQGILESGAGKGDLAMNANNHFGIKCHNDWTGNKVYKDDDSPNECFRKYSQASESYQDHALLLTGKKRYANLFALPRGDYKAWAKGLREAGYATDPKYPEKLISYIETYNLNQYDNKVLGKITKDESKVLIEDNFGIDETSLYEIQKGDTLYSVSKKFNLTVEELKQKNNLIDNALYVGQKLVVK
- the hemL gene encoding glutamate-1-semialdehyde 2,1-aminomutase, giving the protein MLYQRSSQLFAEAEKVIPGGVNSPVRAFKAVGGTPIFVKSAKGAYLYDEDGNRLIDYINSWGPMILGHAYEPVVQSIIEKAKLGMSFGMPTELETQIAVLAVSMVPNIDKIRFVNSGTEACMSAVRLARGFTKRDKIIKFSGCYHGHSDSFLIQAGSGAVTFGTPNSPGVTAGTAKDTLLAKYNDLGNVKELIEANKNEIAAIIIEPVAGNMGCIPPVKGFLEGLRELCTANGILLIFDEVMTGFRLARGGAQELLNINADIVCFGKVIGGGLPVGAFAARAEIMNYLAPLGPVYQAGTLSGNPLAMAAGLAMLQALDSDREIFKRLEEKTAYLGDGIERVLKANNVAFTINRVGSMISVHFDANPVTDFKTAGNGDNETFKKFFHGLVAEGVYIAPSAYETWFITDALTYEDLDFTINAIDKVSKTF
- a CDS encoding DUF4890 domain-containing protein, whose translation is MKKLIIALVLGVGMTCFAQESSPRGNRGDMQNMTPEQRVQKQVERMTKDLSLDSKQQEAVNKLLTEKSVKAQEARAKREAQRTSGEKMTDEQRNAFRTAMQTEREDTDNKLKAILNADQFKKYTTSRQENEDRMRQRMQERRDGGNDNGGGFGGNNNGGGF